CGAGGGCCGTCAGGCCGGCGGCGAGGGCGGGGCGGCCAACGAGGGCGACGCGGGCTCCCAGGTCGGGACGTACGGCGGCGGCCAGTAGGGCCCCGCGGGCCCCGCGTCCCCGGTCCTAGGAGGCCGGCCCGGGCAGCGGCCCGTGCTCGGCCTCGAACGCCGCCTTCACGCGGCTGAAGGCGTCCAGCGCCCGGTCGAGCGTCGTGGCGTCGTGGGTCGCCATGACGCTCGTGCGCAGCAGCGCGCCGCCGGGCGGCACGGCGGGGTGCAGCGCCGTGTTGACGAAGACGCCCTCGTCGTAGAGCGCCTTCCACAGCAGCGCGCACTTCCAGTCGTCCTCGACGAGCACGGGGACGATCGGGGTCGGGATCCCCGAGCCGTCCTCGACGACCTTGAAGCCCCGCTCGTGCAGGCCGTCGCGCAGGTAGCGGGCGTTCTCGCCGAGCTGGGCCAGCAGCGGCGGCCCGTCCTCGGAGCGCAGGACCCGCAGCGCCGCCAGCGCCGCGCCCACGGCGGCCGGCACCGACGAGGCGGTGAAGAGGAAGGCGCGGGAGGAGATCCGCAGGTACTCGATGACCTCGGCGCTGCCCGCGACGAACCCGCCGCAGGAGGCCAGCGACTTCGAGAACGTCCCCATCCGCAGGTCGACGCGGTCCTCGACGCCCAGCAGCTCGCTCGCGCCGGCGCCGCGCGCGCCCAGGACGCCCGCGCCGTGGGCCTCGTCGACCATCAGGCGCGCGCCGTAGGCCTGGCAGAGGTCGGCGACCTCCGGCAGCGGCGCGACGTCGCCCTCCATGGAGAAGACGCCGTCGACCACGACCAGGACGCCGCCACCGTCCCCGGCGGCGCGCTCGAGCGCCCGCTCCAGCTTGTCCAGGCGGTTGTGGCGGAAGGGGCGCAGCTTGGCCCGGGACAGCAGGCAGCCGTCGAGGATCGAGGCGTGGTCGCCCGAGTCGGCGATGACGGTGTCGCCGGGCGCGAGGATCGTGCCGAGCGTCCCGACGTTGGCCTGGTGGCCGGTGGTGAAGACGATCGCGTCCTCGGTGCCCATCCACTCGGCGATCTCGCGCTCGAGGTCGAGGTGCAGCGGCGTCGTGCCGTTGAGCAGGCGCGAGCCCGTCAGGCCGGTCCCGTAGGCCTCGAGCGCGTCGCGCGCGCCCTGCATGACGCGCTCGTCGGCGGTGAGGCCGAGGTAGTTGTTCGAGCCGAGCATCACGCGCTCGGCGCCCTCCATCTCGACCACGGGCGCGGCGGGGGAGGTCATCGGGCGGAAGTACGGGATCACGTCCGCCTCGCGAGCGGCGGCGAGGATCTCGGCGCGCTCGTGCCCCCGGACCTTGGCGAAGACGTCGACGGCAGCCTGCTGGGTCACAACGCCTGATCGTAGGGTGTGGCGCCGATGACGCTGACCGTCGAGCCCGTCACGGACGGCGCGGGGCTCCGCGCCTTCGTCGACCTGCCCTTCCGGCTGCACGCCGGCACGCCGTGGGTCCCGCCCCTGCGCCTGGAGCGCTACCTCTTCCTCTCCAAGCGCACGAACCGCTGGTTCGAGCACGCCGACGCGCGGCTCTTCCTGGCCAAGCGCGACGGCCGGGTCGTGGGCCGCATCAGCGCGCAGGTCGACCACGCGTTCTGGGAGCACCACGGCGAGCGCTGGGGCAACTTCGGGTTCCTCGAGCTCGAGGACGCGCCCGACGTCGCGCCCGCGCTGCTCGACGCCGCCGAGGCGTGGCTGCGGGCCAAGGGCGCCGACCGCATGAACGGCCCCTTCGACTTCACGATGAACGACGAGGCCGGCCTGCTGATCGAGGGCTTCGAGCTCGAGCCGATGATCAAGCAGCCCTGGCACCCGCCCTACTACCGGACCCGCCTGGAGGAGGCGGGGATGGAGAAGGCGATCGACCTGTGGATGTGGGCCCTGCGCGTCGACGAGCGCGACAAGGTCATGCCGATCCTCCCCGAGCTCGCCGAGAAGTGCGCGAAGGACCACGGGGTGCGCATCCGCAAGATGTCGCGCCGGCGGCTGCGCGAGGACCTCGACCTCTTCGGCGAGACCTACAACCAGGCGTGGGCGCGCAACTGGGGCTTCGTGCCCTACGGCGAGGGCGACCTCGACCAGTACGCCCAGGAGCTCCAGCTCGTCTTCGACCGCAACTGGTTCATGGTCGCCGAGAGCCCCGAGGGCGAGGCCGTCGGCATCGCCATCACGGTGCCCGACGTCAACCAGGTCCTGCGCCGGATGGGCGGCCGGCTGCTGCCCTTCGGCTGGTGGCACTTCCTCAACAAGGCCCGGTACATGGACCGCGTGCGCGTCGGCTTCCTCGGGGTCAAGCCCGAGTGGCAGCACACGGGCGTCGCGGCGCTCCTGTTCATGGAGCACTACGACATGGCGGCGTCCACCCCGCAGAAGTGGGGCGAGGAGGGCTGGATCCTCGAGACCAACAAGGCCATGAACCGCGGCATGGAGGCGATGGGCGGCAAGGTCGTCAAGCGCTACCGCGTCTTCGAGCGGCGGTTCGGGACCTCGTCTTAGGGCCCCCTGACGGCGTCGCAGCGGCGCGGTAGATTCCTTCGCATGAACCGGTCCGAGCAGCTCAAG
The DNA window shown above is from Conexibacter sp. SYSU D00693 and carries:
- a CDS encoding aminotransferase class I/II-fold pyridoxal phosphate-dependent enzyme gives rise to the protein MTQQAAVDVFAKVRGHERAEILAAAREADVIPYFRPMTSPAAPVVEMEGAERVMLGSNNYLGLTADERVMQGARDALEAYGTGLTGSRLLNGTTPLHLDLEREIAEWMGTEDAIVFTTGHQANVGTLGTILAPGDTVIADSGDHASILDGCLLSRAKLRPFRHNRLDKLERALERAAGDGGGVLVVVDGVFSMEGDVAPLPEVADLCQAYGARLMVDEAHGAGVLGARGAGASELLGVEDRVDLRMGTFSKSLASCGGFVAGSAEVIEYLRISSRAFLFTASSVPAAVGAALAALRVLRSEDGPPLLAQLGENARYLRDGLHERGFKVVEDGSGIPTPIVPVLVEDDWKCALLWKALYDEGVFVNTALHPAVPPGGALLRTSVMATHDATTLDRALDAFSRVKAAFEAEHGPLPGPAS